The genomic region gatggtgatcatgatgatgacgaATGCTGTGGGGTATGGTGCAGTTTCCCATACCGCGAAATACCTTTCAGGAGGCATGCCATCCGTGTTACTGCTGTGTCTCCTCTGCATGGCCTTCACCTCCACCTCATGTCCCTGCTTCAGGCCTGGGGGCACAGAGGGGACAGGCTGCAGCACCACCCAAAATGTGCCAGCAACTCAACCTAAAGACATGATACTCATCCTTTCTGGggtaagaacaaaaataaaaaagaaataaaaaaaaaaactctacatGGTTTCACATTCGCCTGCTCTTTCTTTACACTCGATATTTATGGAGACAAAAGAAAAGCCAGAAGCAAGAATCTAATGTCACTACTGTTACTGTAGCCCAGATtgtgaaacttgttttttttttttttcctgattatgATATCGCACAACCGACGGTGCTTATTTGGACAAATACTAATAATTCAGCCTCCGACCACCTTTACAATTATCATAACTATTATCATGTCACACAACTCATCACACACAGTTAATACAGTGAGTGAtcatgactgaatgaatgaatgatatgCGCATCGTGCACTGCATGTCGATGTTTTAAATTCAATTGACATGTCACATGTGCAGTGATGATAACATGACTACCgcacagaaaatgtttattacGACATTCGACGCTCATCTTACCAGTTTTATCTGGTAACCAGTACCGTACATACGTTGtgctttttccattaaaaacctGTTATTCCTTTCCCTTTGCACACAATACAATATTGCTGCAAggctcagccaatcagagcccGCTGCTCTGAGTGGACTACTTCCGGGTTATTGTAACCTTTTTGGTTGTACTGTGTTTTGCCTTTATCTCGTATGGTAATTGCTGTTATTTAAATTCCCTTTCACAGATGTTGCTGCACAGTTAAGCCAATTGGAGCCTGACCATCCGATAACACTAATTCCGGTTTAAGAAAAGCTGCTTTTATTGCATCCGGTAAAATTGCTAAACatggaaatgtttattattacttttcctGTACACAACGATTGCTACAAGGTTGAGCCAATCATTCGAGTACTACACAAGAGAACTACTTCCGGGTCCATTActggtgtttgttttggtttaagGCAACACAGTGTTCTGGCTTTGGGGGATACTGAGGACAAGCTTTAAAGTTTAAATTCACACGAATCACGGTTATCATTTAGGTGCACCAAACGAAGCTTGCCTTCATTTCAGTACGTGACGGGTCCGTTAGTAGGAAGCACGGGGGGGTTGCTGCGTATTGCCAGAAGAGCCGTAGCTGTGTGTTCCCGCGGCTCAGTGCGTGGAAACTGGAAGTGGGGGGCAGACGCGCTGCTGGTTGTTCACTGTGGACTCCGATCTCTCACGCCCCGAGAGATGGGTTAGGAGATGAAGTGGTGAGCTCTCTCACTCGTACATATTTGTGAAAGCTCCTGCAATCCCCAGCGCAGCGGTACGTTCTTGGCTCCCCGACGCGACAGACAGTACACCAATGGTGCTGCGCAGACTGCTCAGAAAACGCTGGGTCCTGGCTGTTGTATTCGGACTCTCCCTCGTCTACTTCCTCAGCAGCACCTTGAAGCAGGTATACAAGCATTACCCTCCCGAATTTTGCGTAGCATTGTCATGCTGCTCTGGTGAACACGACTACGACGTCGCTCGCTCctgtctgtctgctgctgcGAGACAGACACCGACCGACTCCGCAGATCATTACCTCGCCACAAAGTCTGATAAGCGTGCTtagtttaaaatgatttaaatgtatttaaaaatttgGTTTTGGTTTTAATAATCATGTTCTTTTATgattataaaataatgttttttcgAGAACATTGATTGAATCAATTCTGTTACTGTACTGGTCTACACACAGAGATTGATATTCACTGACACTGTGTAGTTTCCGTTCTCTCTCTAACAAACACTGCATggtaatattaaatattacaaaaaacacaaacatctcGAAATATACACCACTCAGTTTCCACAAGTGTTGTGGGTGATGACAGCTACATATGTTTTACAGAATATACGGTATGTATGTGTTGCCTCCTGCTACCAGTTCCCTATGCTACCATACCATACACACGACACGTACAGAattctaaaatatatttatgaatcATGTACCCAAAAACAGTAACTGGTCCTTATAACATCAGTAAAATATCTAGGAATAATGATGGGAAATTAAGTACACAAATGATTACATAAAAAGGTAAAGATTCAGATGAAATGTATACATTCCTTGCTCTTTGTGAATCCCATGTTGTCCACCTCCTTGGCACATCAGTTCTTTCTGTGCGGCTGCTgtcttgttttgtgtgttttttttgttgtttttttttttttgcacaaagtgTGGTTTAATACACTGCACTGCAACTTTGTATGTTTTCCTGTTTATATATTCCAACCATAGTGTCCACACATAGTTTTTGACCAAGCATAATTTAAGGCGTACCCAGCAGAATTGTAAAGGCTGGATATGTCTGCATGCTTTTCAGTTGTTTAATCGTCTTGCCGTTGCCTATAGATGATGTGTtatgttatttcttttattccttTCTTAAAGTTCTGTTATGGTGTAGCATTTCTTTGTGTATATTGGCATCATATGGTGGGAATTTTCTTCTGAACAATTGTAATGTACCGATGTTGTCCCCTTTGTAATGTGCAATTGTTATCCTATTTGCAGGAGGAGAGAACTATACGAGACCGGACTCTCCTGCAGGCCAGAGACTCTGAGCATCGTATTGCCTGGAAAGTTCACTTCAATCTTGGCAACAGCAGTAGACAGATCACACAGTGCCGGAATTCTGTTCAAGGCAAAACGCTTCTCACCGACGAGCTGGGTAAGTCCGTCTGTGAGGCATGGTGCTTGTCTGTGCTTCCCCTCAGCTTTAATGTGGAGAGACTGCTTTTGTGATTAATTAGATCTAACAATCTACTCTTCAATATAAAGTCTGGAAATACTGCAGAATGCATTATTGCTATCTTGATTCAATTACATTTTCAACTAATAACAAATtctgttgtgttgtttttgattacattacatttctccACCTATTGATTTTTGTGAATGGGGCTCCCAGGTTATGTCTGTGAAAGAAGGCATCTCCTGGTGAATGGCTGCTGCAACATCAATACCCCCAGCACCACGCAGTACCTCTGCAAAAGCTGTTTGAGCAATGGATGCTGCAGCATCTATGAGTACTGCATCTCCTGCTGCCTTCAGCCTGACAAGGTATGGCTTTATATCGCACAAGTGACCTCACAGCTAACCATTTATACATGCAGTTAGAAACATGATTTAGGACATCAGCTCTAGTTCCAAGGAGGGCCCTTGCTGTCAAACCATCGAGGACAGTGCTTAACCTAgtatgtaaaactgtaaattctTACAGGTACTGAcgatattgtttttatttattatacattttgcagCTTAAATcttttgtccagagcaacttgAATTTTTTCTGCGTTATAATTAACTGGAGCAGTTTCCAGTCACCTTTTTTATAACTgcttaaacacatttcctgaaagTATGCTCTATTTTctcagtggttaaaaaaaaaaacatctgaaacttACACTTTTCTCATCAAACCACAGACTTCTCAGTCAGAACTAATCAACTTACTCAAGGGGGTATTACTTTTACTCAAAACAAAACTTGGACTTCACATAAAAACCAATCTAATTCATAGATCCTACGTAATACTCACTACACACTACAGGGAGGGACTTAGAACACTTATGAAAGGTGTTTATGATATTAATTACTAATCATAAAACCTTAGATAAACATGTataaaaattttgcatttctaTAGAGACTGTAAGCGCACAGGGAGCACTGCAGTAAGAAatcttcaaattatttttatattattattttcatcattcatCATATATTCGTTATTTTCTTATATGAAACTCACTTTCTccataaatatttactgtaaaaagaaaaaaagatttcaaaattaaaaataacaagtaGAGGCACTGAACCAAAACAAGTCATTACAAAGAtggacaaaagtgtgtttttattctaCCTCATCTTCCTGTTCCTGCATGTGTCACTTTTCTTTACCTTACACTCCCTTCACCCTCGTCCTCAGCCACCTCCTCTTACCGGAATGCTCCTTCTTCCTCTGAATTTTCAATGACTAAACTGAGAAgttactgattttattttatttacatttgttcatttagttttctacaaagcaataataggtgcagtgtgtgtgtgtctgattagGAATTGTCTATATTTGGATAaagatttatgcagctactcatgtgatttctattggttcatgtggtggaaagaaacaaactacttaagaatcacgcatctgtatctatgtctctcttcctcctaatgtaatgcacacattgtattttatgagatgtatgtcgcttccgagaaaagcgtctgctaaatgagtaagtgtaaatgtattattgtgtGATTCAGCAGTTAATAGTGTTTGTGGTAGGTATAGTATAtgttaaattatacatttatttacatttagcagacatttttctccaaagtgatatattAACTCCGAGAACAATCCAAAAATAGACATCACCAACACGCAGAGATTTGGAGCCATGTGATTCTTTAGTACAGTCAGTAtgtcacataccactgtatGAACCAGTATTCATTACATGAGTGGCTGCATAtattatactgtgtgtgtgtgtgtgtgtgtgtgtgtgtgtgtgtgtgtgtgtgtgtgtgtgtgtgtgtgtgtgtgtgtctgtgtgtgtatatatataatcttGTACATGTTTGTCTTGCACATAACaaatcaggggagaagtgagtccaaaaaaGAAGTTTCGAGACCCTTCTAGAATgttgaaagagattcagcagttctgagtgaaagagggagcTTATTCCACTACCACCATTGTGCTTTTAATGttggaaaattaataattttacaaatgttcttgcaGGCCACATTATGTCTTACACCAAGACACATCCCACTTTTTGGCTCCACAGTGCACACTTCTGATGCTTTTTCAAAAGCAGTTTCCTTTGAGTAATTGCCGTTAAGATATGGATAGTTCTGTTCATTGAACTAGTTGGCAGTTCAGAAATGTGAGGCGGCAGGTCAAGGGTGCTAAGTGAGGCTTCTCTTGGAACTTGAGTGGGCAACTTTCAGGCTACATTTCTTTAACATGTTGAATAAAAGACATTTCCTAAAGCAactgtaataaagaaaaatacatacttTCTATAGTAAACAGAAATGCGATCTGATACGGTTGTCAGTGCTATGTGGTGATTGACCCCATTTATTGTCTGGGCAACCAAATGTGTGGTTAACCAATTTCTTCGACCTTCCAGCAACCCCTGCTTGAGCACTTCCTCAACAGAGCAGCGGAAGGCTTTCGGAACCTTTTCACTGCTGTGAAGGACCATTTTGAGCTCTGTCTGGCCAAGTGTCGCACCTCCTCCCAGGTAGACCTCCAGTCATAGGGTACACATAGTGGATAGAGCCACTGTAGGATGAAGAGCATTATAGTGATTTCCTTGCTTGAGCCTGGTCTGTTAACTTCTTAATTAGTATCGTAATTTTCtcacattattaaaataaagtacatttgAACACTAGATATTTAGCTCCCTAGTGAGTAAATACTACATTTTAGTGTACTTCTTTTTCGTGCAGTAAAGACTGGTGGTTCCCAACACTATGGGACACGCTCATATACACTATATACTCAACACTATATACTCTTATATACTCATTGCAGGCATGATGTAATTCACAAAAATGTTAACTGCTAATAATGTGGCAATAGATAAAACTAATTAAACCACATCCAACTCCTTCACCAAATTAATTACCTCTTATTATATCTTCTTTGAATGAACACCTTAGCTTGACAATCAAATAAAGTGTATGCAATTAATTTAATAGATTTTCAGTAAAGTTAATAAGTAGCAGTTATGTAAATATAACCAAACTTTATTTGGTTTGGTTTTATTAAActgtttagaatttttttagCAACTTATtggtgttacatttacatacatgcaACATcctctatatactgtacatttacattaattttttagcagatgcttttctcaaaagcagctttcaatgaactctatgtagtgttatcagcccacacaccttatttactaaagtgacttacactgctatacacATTACTTATAATATGTCACTCAttcataaatcagtggaacaccctctctgtcagccatagtgtgagtgacatagtgtgttccactgatgtataatGAGTCACACATTATAAGTaatgtgtctagcagtgtaagtcaccttagtgaataaggtgtgtgggctgataacactacacagagttcattggaagctgctttggagaaaagcgtctcctaagtaaataaatgtactgtaaatgtaattagaCCGAAAGGGGATGATCTTACACCGACTGCCATGCTCTCTTCTGCAAATTCCAATGCGTTAAGTATTGAAAGTGATGTCAACAAaactgaaagcagagcacaggtTACAGAGTTTTTAAGAATTCACGACCTGCTTATTTCATATCTCCTGAAGTTTTCGCAATATGTCAGCCGTGAATCAGAAGccataataagaataaaatgcaGCTCTTTTTATTGCGTCCTGTTTTCCTGCATCAGAGTGTTCAGCACGAAAACACCTACAGAAACCCACAAGCCAAATTCTGCTATGGCGAAAGTCCTCCAGACCTCCTGCCAGTTTGATCCTGCAGCTCTGTGGGTCTCCATCACAGTGGACGCACAAAGAGATGGGAGAACAGTGGGTGTTGAGCATGGAACTGCTTTCCTCCTCCATACCCATCATTCTGCGCTGGCTGGACTGGGATGAGGCATTGCATGATGAAGGAAAACAACAAGAACCTCagtttggaaaaacattttaatgtacaCTTCATAAGTGCATTGAACACTTTTTTACTTCATCAGTGATGATTTTCAGGTCCCAGTTACCTATCCATATCTCAAACAACTTAAGGAATGGGAGGTAAATTTAACAGCTCAACATGCTCACTTTGGCATTGTTCTATACTAATTTATCTGTAACAATGGTACAGTCTCTGCGTTTGCCCATGTATGAGTATTCAGATACACAAAATGTGACTTTCCTTTTATGTATGGTATGTACCCCATGTAATATGTTTTTGTATGTAGAAAAAGTAAGCCAAGTAGCCATCACATGCTTTTTGGCTTACACtctagtttttcttttgttaattgAAAGGTATTCAGGTTTCATTACATATTTCTTAAGTCAGTCTTATTTTAATATCTGGAATTTTTGTCTGTTTAACATTGGTGTTATGGTGTTGAAAAGCTTTATTTGTAAGCTACAAGCCCCTAGATCAGCATGTTCATTGCTAAAACATGTAATCCTCTAATTTCTGGTTTGGAAAAAATGGATTGTTTGTGAGGTTTAGGATGTTTTTCACTTGCATGAAAGAGAAATGAGAACCAGAGTTAAAATGGATAACAATGAGGTAATGATAAAACATTTGTACACTTTAAATTCCTTTATGCTTTATTCAAGGATCATGTGGTAAATTAAATTCAGCAGACACTCTACTTTGCTCATAATATGTGTTGCAAGGATCCTGGATGAAAAGTAACAAATATGTGCTTGACTAACAAAGTATACcataaactgttttatttctgagaaCTGATTAAAATTTCACTGTTAATATCTGTTTTAGGGGTTTTGCTTGTGCTATGGCTCTTTTAGAAACGGACAAAATGATTTGTCTTGTATTTTGGAAAAACTTCCCGAAAACATCATGTAATTTCCTGGAATTCAcgtaaattaaaatttttgctcAGCCcctttattttgtgtattgtATCAGAAAGATAGGTTTGTGTTGAGAAGCCAGCCTTTCCCTGCCTAACTTCCCGAGAGTCTGCTGATGGGCAGTTGAAGACAGCAAACCCATCCCAGCTGAGAAAACTCATCACATTCTCCTGCTTCTAGGCAGAGTAAACTGTTGGCATGCAAGAAACGTTACTAGTGCCGAACAATTAATCATCCTGTAttctaagaaaataaaatctgcattataattaaaaaaattaataagttcCCCTATTCTTATCACCTCCCTCAGGCAATTTGATTAATGAGGGTCACATGGAATcttgtgaggaaaaaaatcagtgctttcCATCAATGTTGGctttttgtcatgtttctgtCTGCACATGCTCGTCTGGAACGAAAGCATTGGTTTTTTTGTGGTGTAGGGGAGTGTAATTGAAAGATACGCCTTCCGGCATCTGCAGGCTGTTAGTTTCACCCCGCTGAAGTTAGTTTAGATGATGAGATCTGGCCCAGTGGGCAACATCTCCTCAGCCAAAGTCTCTCACCTGCCTTGTATCAGAGCAGCATCTGTTCACTCAGTTTGATGCTTTTAATTACAATGCATTTCTCTGACCTGATTGGTCCACAACTGTCATGTCATTTGTTGATGTATGTCTTTCATAAATCATCTAACTTTTTCTATTTGATTTAGAAATTTATCCAGTTCAGGGCTGTAGTAGTGCAAAGCCAATTCTTGAAGCAGAGAGCAGTATTCCACCAGTACTACCCACTGCAAACCCCgtttgcatttcattcatttggctgacactttccttttttttagcAGTTCAGTTTAAGTACCTCactgaagagtactacagtaggaggtgggatctgaacccatgacctctttAGTTCAGGGACAGCACCTCGAAACACTACTGTACCTACTACCCTCCACAGACTGACCCAGATTCACACATTCAGCTGAGGAGCTGCGAGGCATTggcattacctgctgcaccatggtGGCACCCTGATTTTGACTAACTGTTAGATTTTAACTGACTACATTAGCTGAGTAAGAAGAATAGCTGCAGTGAAAACAAGCATATAGAAAGTTTTCACTGATAGAACTAAACTTTACAAATGAGTTTAAGCAAGAGGCtggattaattaatttttacagcaaatcCATTTAACtaacataatacattttaaagtgtaTGCAATATAACAAAATCACCTCTCTTCCACCAGTTGGAAGGAAATAGAATAAATACCATTGAAATACTTACAAATAGTATTTCCTCTAACTGTACTAATATAAATGGTGTAATTATTTACAGGGATgtgaatatataatataatgtctagtgcctattttgtatattgtgtgctTTATactctgtatatttttctttttaatcttttattagcccaatCTACTTTTAttgtctgtgtcttgtcactgtcattctgtctgtgctgtggaagttcctgtcaccaagacgaattccttgtatgtgtaaacatacttcgCAATAAAGctcgctcattcattcattcattcattcatacacagAGGGTGCGGTTGGCCAGCAGGCTTGGTCGTGTCCCACTCTGGctggtctggagtttgagtcctgcttggggtgctttgtggtggactggcatcccatcctgggtgtgtcccctctccctccagccttgcgccctttgttgctgggttaggcttcagtttgccacgaccctgctcaggataagcggtttcagactgtgtgtgtgtgtgtgtgtgtgtgtgtgtgtgtgtgtgtgtgtgtgtgtgtgtgtgtgtgaatacataTATCTAAGTAATATAAGCACAGATGTATCAAAAGCTCTAGGTACAGGTTTCTGGTGTAATTGGTGATGCTTTATTAAAGCATTTCCCAATTAACTgcaatgtgtgttttcaaaaaaaaaaaagcccctgGCAAGAAGCCGTTTTCTGCAATGCACCAGAAAAAGGAGATGAAAAAAACCTGTATCTGAATGCAGATATTAAGAGGTTTATGTGGTTGTTATTCTGCCTAATAAGGAGGTGGCTTGTGGTAACTGTCAGGAACGATAAATATTTTCTTGAGAAAAACCAGGATGTGTAAGCAATTCTTCAtaatcacatttcattttacacGTAGTATTTAttcatgggggtgcggtggcgcagtgggttggaccgcagtcctgctctccggtgggtctggggttcaagtcccgcttggggtgccttgcggcggactggcgtcccgtcctgggtgtgtccccttccccctctggccttatgccctgtgttgccgggtaggctccggttccctgtgaccccgtaagggacaagcggttctgaaaatgtgtgtgtgtgtgtgtgtgtgtgtgtgtgtgtgtgtgtgtgtgtgtatttattcatgggggtgcggtggcgcagtaggttggaccacagtcctgctctccggtgggtctggggttcaagtcctgcttggggtgccttgtgacggactggcgtcccatcctgggtgtgtcccctccccctccggccttacgccctatgttaccgggtaggctccggttccccgcgaccccgtttgggacaagcggttctgaaagtgtgtgtatttattcattgccttatacattttttgcaaatttgGTATTATGGTAAGGGTTAATGAATTAAGATCTTAATGTATTCTAACTCCTGCAAGGATATGCAGTATCAAATTGCAATGCACTGCAAACTTTTGTGCAAAgtacaattttatattttcattcagtaACTGCACCCCCACGTAAGAAAATGGAGTTTGCTAAACAAAAGATTGTATAAAATAAGGACAGCTAGTAGCgaagtggttaaagctgctgcctttagaccctggggttgcaggtttgagcctcacctccagctctagtacccttaagcaaggtacttagtctcatttgctccagtaaaactacctggctctatgaatgggtaaataattgtaacctcaacaatgtaagttgctctggagaaaagcatcagctaaatgtagatTTAGGTTTTGTGCCATTTTCATTTGGGCTTCTGAGAGAGCTGAAGTGGTAAATAACCTCCAGATTATGATTATTAAATGATACATggtataaaatatatgtacatattggTTCATCTGTTTTCTGGGATTCAAAGGGCCAGGTAGGGTGAAATCACACTTTTAAATCTGTGTGCTTTTCTTACCTTGTGGGTTCAAATGTTCCATATGTAGTAAATGTTAAACTCTAagtttttcattacttttacatcacttattttatattttttccattttctgcttCACTGTTCTCTCTACTGAATGTgcacatatgtattttttacatttagcagaagtGCTATTTCAAGTCACTCACCAAGTGTAAAGCAATATCCGCACAAAAGAAATtccaaaattatttctttattgtattaaattacaataaaatctttaagaaaaaaaaaaaaaaaaatatatatatatatatatatatttgaaaaaagaacactgacaataaataatttaacttaataaaaataataaattatggcTTGTCATAACAATAAATgatcaaaatatttcacatgaaaTGCAGAAACTCCAGTTACACTGTGCGGTCCCATTATTCCTTCATTAAGGTagcaatacaaacatttactttcAGAATGGATGAAgcacataaggaaaaaaatatgtaaagaacTACATAAATAAGAATCACTCAACTCTGAACTTTTAATTCAGACATTGCCAACAAGTATGTCCATAaggaatataaataaacatatatatatataaacatctCTGGGGTGAGAGATTCAGgtttttatttctgatttttgtTGGGTAACCATGGCGTCCAGTGAAACAAGGGATTGCGTCGAGGAGAAGGTCTGTCCTACAGATGCCTGGGAGAGTGCAGGAAGTTCTTCAGCCATTTGATGAATTTCAGGGAATCCTGAAAGACCCTACAGCCCCACAGCTTCTTCTTGTAGAAGCTGTTAGGCTCCTCCAGCTTATGTGTGGGGCATTGCTCTCTGCCCAAGAAGGAGTGCATGCAGCTCTGCAGGTTGTTTGGGCCAAGGTATTTGATGATGGTATTCAGTTGGTGCCGCAGCTCATGGTCTGTACTAATCTTGTCACTTGTGTGGTTATTTAGGATGAAGGTGATGGCCTCTAACATTAACTCCATGCCACAGATGGCAGCCTTTCTCTTCTGTTCTTCCGGCAAGGTCCCATTGGGAATGCGAAGCACGTGTTTACTCCAGGAGTTAGTGATATTCCCATTAGCCTctttctttgggaaaaaaataggccacttattaataattataactcAGCTAGCAACTGCAAGAGTGTGAGGAGTGCAACAATGCCAGTCTTGAAATTTGTTGGAACATTCTACTGAGGACCCCTTCAGTCTAACCCCACGGGATGGGAATTGGGGGTTTTCATTTTCTCGGAGCGCTGaaatatctgtttttatttattttatttattttctccaaagcaacttacaatgtgaagctacttaaagtgatttatccatttattaagCTGGACAATATTTGCTacatcagttcatggtaagaaccttgatcaagggtactacagtgagcttggattcaaacctgggcctgTCAAGTGGACaacagcagtgctaaccactataccacctgttGCCCTTTAGTCTTCGGCTAATTACTCTAGTTTAGCCTCTCTATCCTTTACCTGAGGGTAGAGAAATGTGACATACTGTCATGAGCCAGGTGCCAGGATTGTCACATGACTTTATAATCATTGATGAGACAAAAACTGCTGAGAAGGGAACTAGAGCAGTgcattaatttcattatctttAGGTTCCTTCCCTCTATGCACAACCTTTATTAAAAGAGTCAAGGGTGAGGCTGGCGGTCGGTCCTCTTATGACCATCCAGGAGATTATGTTTATTGTGTTGGCTGAACAGCAATTATCTGAATGCACTGGAAGCTCCACATTATATCAGCTGCAAAGAGTGAGCTTGGACCCATCCTACAAACCAGCAGTCACCAAGATCCTTCTCTCTTACTGAGAAATGCTGCTAAGAATCATAAGAATCCCTCTCATGGAGTAGGGTTTGAGTGTGTGCTGAGCTTGCATTTGGTGAGCTCCAGCTATGACTGTAGGTATGTCAGTACCCCATTCACTGTCTAACAGCAGCAAGCAAGGAAAGGAAGAGATTTACTTACGTAGCGGTCAAAGCTGCTATTTAAGGTAGCGTTGATGAGTTCCATTAACTCAGGTTTACACGGAGGTGAATTTCCACTCATAGATGTGGATGCAGTTAACGGCAAACTCTGGATCAGGTTCGACACCAACAGAAAAATGGCAAGTGCCATCGGAAGACCTGGAAAAGTCAGAGTCTGGGTGATGGATGAAGTTTAAGTTTGAGATGTTTAGATTTAAATGAATTCGAATTTCGATAAACGAGAA from Scleropages formosus chromosome 12, fSclFor1.1, whole genome shotgun sequence harbors:
- the spring1 gene encoding SREBP regulating gene protein — protein: MVLRRLLRKRWVLAVVFGLSLVYFLSSTLKQEERTIRDRTLLQARDSEHRIAWKVHFNLGNSSRQITQCRNSVQGKTLLTDELGYVCERRHLLVNGCCNINTPSTTQYLCKSCLSNGCCSIYEYCISCCLQPDKQPLLEHFLNRAAEGFRNLFTAVKDHFELCLAKCRTSSQSVQHENTYRNPQAKFCYGESPPDLLPV